A single region of the Gilliamella apis genome encodes:
- the accA gene encoding acetyl-CoA carboxylase carboxyl transferase subunit alpha → MNNFLEFEKPIAELEAKINSLKNIDSQQVELDINLDKEIKQLNQKSRELTKKIFSNLSPWDVAQLARHPNRPYTLDYINEIFTDFDELAGDRAYADDKAIVGGIARIDDRPVMVIGHQKGRETKQKIYRNFGMPAPEGYRKALRLMQLAERFKLPIITFIDTPGAYPGIGAEERGQAEAIARNLREMSRLNVPTICTVIGEGGSGGALAIGVADKVNMLQYSTYSVISPEGCASILWKSADKAPVAAEAMNMTADKLIKLNLIDSVVPEPLGGAHRDYTTIANSLKKQLLADLDELQGLTLPELLERRFQRLMNYGYVR, encoded by the coding sequence ATGAACAATTTTTTGGAATTTGAAAAGCCGATAGCGGAATTAGAAGCAAAAATTAATTCCTTAAAGAATATTGATTCGCAACAAGTTGAATTAGATATTAATTTAGATAAAGAAATTAAGCAATTAAATCAGAAAAGTCGTGAATTGACTAAAAAAATATTTTCTAATCTATCGCCTTGGGATGTGGCTCAGTTAGCTAGGCACCCTAATCGTCCTTACACATTAGACTATATCAATGAAATTTTTACTGATTTTGATGAGTTAGCTGGAGATAGAGCCTATGCTGATGATAAGGCAATTGTTGGTGGTATAGCGCGTATAGATGATCGCCCTGTTATGGTGATTGGCCATCAAAAAGGTCGTGAAACTAAACAGAAAATCTATCGTAACTTTGGTATGCCAGCTCCAGAAGGTTATCGTAAAGCATTGAGATTAATGCAACTGGCTGAGCGGTTTAAGTTACCAATTATTACATTTATTGATACGCCAGGAGCTTATCCTGGAATTGGTGCAGAAGAAAGAGGACAAGCAGAAGCAATTGCGCGTAACCTGCGTGAGATGTCACGATTAAATGTACCAACAATTTGTACTGTCATTGGTGAAGGTGGCTCGGGAGGAGCACTTGCAATTGGTGTCGCAGATAAAGTCAATATGCTACAGTATAGTACTTACTCCGTTATTTCTCCGGAAGGATGTGCATCAATTTTATGGAAAAGTGCTGATAAAGCGCCAGTAGCAGCAGAAGCAATGAATATGACAGCTGACAAATTGATAAAATTGAATCTGATCGATTCTGTCGTACCTGAGCCTCTTGGTGGTGCTCATCGTGATTATACAACTATTGCTAATTCACTTAAAAAACAATTATTAGCTGATCTGGATGAATTACAAGGTTTAACATTACCTGAACTGCTTGAAAGAAGATTTCAACGTCTTATGAACTATGGTTATGTGCGATAA